A stretch of the Archangium violaceum genome encodes the following:
- a CDS encoding MSCRAMM family protein, with protein MFVRELWVSRLLGAVVGVFVLVVSGCAHEPVGPSRSEASAPQGTPVREPLPTGSLVLRGVVTWEGKPVAGATVSAVLHADVPLSARDCVQGEPGMTILDPGCGAMKGELAQTADWLGRRSPLRETVTDADGWFEFSNLRAATYDLWASGPKGTAFVAAIPAGANVAQVPLEAGRPVTVDVMDGNSGQPLAGAQVALLPRAGGYAFLATSDAGGKVVFPRVPTGEFHAVASFPGRLAEAGPVGGDALSLRLHVPRTLSGRVLRQGEGAAGLRVQLEGEGWRRLEETRADGSFRMEGLPPGRYTLRVREGKEIATAAVRIPEEGDFTDARLSLEPCGEVTGRVARPNGAPIQGAELELLLTRDDVWRRLVTTTSADGRFRFECVDPGQVGLSIKAAGHVLPSEPMRRDLAAGSSVSADFTLQQAAPVRGRILDPEGRGLRGVRIRFFPREARSLPDSGEARGDVPRGGSATTAGDGSFEVDGLAPGRYEYELSPDETFFEARGEVRLPATNLRLKLRRKPVPTGVLERGSERLRARLSLAGE; from the coding sequence ATGTTCGTCAGGGAGCTCTGGGTGTCGCGCCTGCTGGGAGCAGTGGTGGGAGTCTTCGTGCTCGTCGTCTCGGGCTGTGCGCACGAGCCCGTCGGGCCTTCACGCTCCGAGGCTTCCGCTCCCCAAGGGACGCCTGTCCGGGAGCCGCTTCCCACGGGGTCCCTCGTCCTCCGGGGCGTCGTGACCTGGGAGGGCAAGCCCGTGGCGGGCGCGACGGTGAGCGCCGTGCTCCATGCCGACGTGCCCCTCTCCGCGCGAGACTGTGTCCAGGGTGAGCCCGGGATGACGATCCTCGACCCCGGGTGCGGTGCCATGAAGGGGGAACTGGCACAGACGGCGGACTGGCTCGGTCGCAGGTCCCCGCTCCGCGAGACCGTGACGGATGCCGATGGCTGGTTCGAGTTCTCCAACCTCCGGGCCGCGACCTACGACCTCTGGGCCAGCGGACCCAAGGGGACCGCCTTCGTGGCCGCCATTCCCGCCGGAGCCAACGTGGCCCAGGTCCCGCTGGAAGCGGGCAGGCCCGTCACGGTGGACGTCATGGACGGGAACTCGGGGCAGCCCCTGGCCGGTGCCCAGGTCGCGCTGCTTCCCCGGGCCGGAGGCTACGCCTTCCTGGCGACCTCGGACGCTGGAGGAAAGGTCGTCTTCCCGCGAGTGCCCACGGGCGAGTTCCACGCGGTCGCCTCGTTTCCCGGACGCCTCGCGGAGGCGGGCCCGGTGGGTGGGGACGCGCTGTCCCTCCGCCTGCACGTGCCTCGGACGCTCTCGGGCCGCGTGCTCCGGCAGGGGGAGGGGGCGGCGGGCCTCCGTGTCCAACTCGAGGGCGAGGGATGGCGGCGGCTCGAGGAGACCCGGGCGGACGGGAGCTTCCGGATGGAGGGTCTGCCACCCGGCCGTTACACGCTGCGGGTGCGTGAGGGGAAGGAGATCGCGACGGCGGCGGTGCGCATCCCCGAGGAGGGGGACTTCACGGACGCCCGGCTCTCCCTGGAGCCTTGCGGCGAGGTGACCGGACGTGTCGCGCGTCCCAATGGGGCACCCATTCAGGGCGCGGAGCTGGAGCTGCTCCTCACCCGTGACGACGTCTGGCGAAGGCTCGTCACCACCACCTCCGCGGACGGGCGGTTCCGCTTCGAGTGCGTGGACCCGGGCCAGGTGGGGCTCTCCATCAAGGCCGCTGGCCACGTTCTCCCGAGCGAGCCGATGAGGCGGGACCTGGCCGCTGGGAGCTCTGTCTCGGCGGACTTCACCCTTCAGCAGGCCGCTCCGGTGCGCGGGCGCATCCTGGATCCGGAAGGACGGGGGCTCCGGGGCGTCCGTATCCGCTTCTTCCCGCGCGAGGCGCGAAGCCTCCCCGACTCCGGGGAAGCGCGGGGCGATGTCCCTCGGGGAGGCAGCGCCACGACGGCCGGGGATGGGAGCTTCGAGGTGGATGGGCTCGCTCCCGGCCGCTACGAATACGAGCTCTCACCGGATGAGACCTTCTTCGAGGCCCGGGGCGAGGTGCGCCTGCCCGCCACGAACCTGAGGCTCAAACTGCGTCGCAAACCCGTGCCGACCGGAGTCCTGGAGCGCGGGTCCGAGCGCCTCCGGGCCCGTCTCTCCCTGGCCGGGGAGTGA
- a CDS encoding vWA domain-containing protein — translation MSFAENPEPRCPCVLLLDTSGSMNGRPIEALNAGLLQYRDELAADSLASKRVEVAVVTFGGQVQTLHDFSTADAFFPSPLMAEGNTPMGEAIVRATDMLSVRKSLYRQNGILFYRPWIFLITDGGPTDAWQSAAERVRQGEASKAFSFFAVGVEGANLDVLKQISVREPLKLDGLRFRDLFQWLSNSQKAVSRSQTTDEVRLANPAAPGGWASV, via the coding sequence TTGTCGTTCGCAGAGAACCCGGAGCCGCGCTGTCCGTGCGTGCTGCTGCTGGACACCTCCGGCTCCATGAATGGGCGTCCCATCGAGGCGCTCAACGCGGGGCTGCTCCAGTACCGGGACGAGCTGGCCGCGGACAGTCTGGCCTCCAAGCGGGTGGAGGTGGCGGTGGTCACCTTCGGGGGCCAGGTGCAGACGCTGCACGACTTCTCCACCGCGGACGCCTTCTTCCCCTCCCCGCTGATGGCCGAGGGCAACACCCCCATGGGCGAGGCCATCGTCCGCGCCACGGACATGCTGTCGGTGCGCAAGAGCCTCTACCGGCAGAACGGCATCCTCTTCTACCGGCCGTGGATCTTCCTCATCACCGATGGGGGCCCCACGGATGCGTGGCAGTCCGCCGCCGAGCGCGTGCGCCAGGGCGAGGCCTCCAAGGCCTTCTCCTTCTTCGCCGTGGGCGTGGAGGGGGCCAACCTCGACGTGCTGAAGCAGATCTCCGTGCGCGAGCCGCTCAAGCTGGACGGCCTGCGCTTCCGGGACCTGTTCCAGTGGCTGTCCAACTCGCAGAAGGCCGTGTCCCGCTCGCAGACGACGGACGAGGTGCGGCTGGCCAACCCGGCGGCTCCCGGCGGCTGGGCCTCCGTCTAG
- a CDS encoding PP2C family serine/threonine-protein phosphatase — protein sequence MWRLLQQSLEGTSHRRSATPCQDSCAGTATCPGQESFLVVACADGAGSAGLSQEGSALACRRFVEVACEALEREGPEALRDPERIRGWYREVRRTLEEEATRREVPVRELACTLLTAVVGENAAVFAQVGDGAIVVRQGEGYVPIFWPQVGEYANTTWFVTSPDLEQVLQVVCGEPVDEVALFTDGLQMLALHFASRSVHRPFFEPLFTALRGAAHPEDLVVPLRSFLDSPAVNERTDDDKTLVLAVREGRAPVEGTP from the coding sequence ATGTGGAGGCTGCTCCAGCAGTCCCTGGAGGGGACCTCGCACCGGCGCTCGGCCACGCCGTGTCAGGACAGCTGCGCGGGCACGGCCACGTGTCCGGGGCAGGAGTCCTTCCTGGTGGTGGCGTGCGCGGATGGGGCGGGCAGTGCCGGGCTGAGTCAGGAGGGCTCGGCGTTGGCGTGCCGGCGCTTCGTGGAGGTGGCCTGTGAGGCGCTCGAGCGCGAGGGTCCGGAGGCACTGCGAGACCCGGAGCGGATCCGCGGCTGGTACCGGGAGGTGCGGCGGACGCTGGAGGAGGAGGCCACGAGGCGCGAGGTGCCGGTGCGCGAGCTGGCCTGCACGCTGCTGACGGCGGTGGTGGGGGAGAACGCGGCCGTGTTCGCGCAGGTGGGTGACGGGGCCATCGTCGTGCGCCAGGGCGAGGGCTACGTGCCCATCTTCTGGCCGCAGGTGGGCGAGTACGCGAACACCACCTGGTTCGTCACCTCGCCGGACCTGGAGCAGGTGCTGCAGGTGGTGTGCGGGGAGCCGGTGGACGAGGTGGCCCTGTTCACCGACGGGCTGCAGATGCTGGCGCTCCACTTCGCGTCGCGCTCGGTGCACCGCCCCTTCTTCGAGCCCCTGTTCACCGCGCTGCGCGGCGCCGCGCACCCGGAGGACCTGGTGGTGCCCCTGCGCTCGTTCCTGGACTCGCCCGCGGTGAACGAGCGGACGGACGATGACAAGACGCTCGTGCTCGCCGTCCGGGAAGGCCGTGCGCCCGTCGAGGGGACGCCATGA
- a CDS encoding SH3 domain-containing protein, which produces MSQTLLFNARGERIALGPELGRGGEGAVYALPRDAWHVAKVYLSAPPAEQGQKLLWMAAHAPKGVEKLAAWPREVLHEGRAGGPVRGFTMPRVNGFKPIHLLYSTASRRKEFPTADWAFLVQTALNCASVFEELHALGHLVGDVNESNLLVSPKDATVRLIDCDSFQIRAGSRVYRCEVGVPLFTPPELQGQSFAGLERTASHEGFSLAVLLFHLLFLGRHPFTGVFAGQGEMTPERAIREFRFAYGRNARALQMTPPAIHLPLATLPKELAGLFEQAFAPEASRTGRPGATAWYRALQGLARALRTCPQEPTHKYPQHLAACPWCEMLATRGVAFFTAPGNQAPAQGFTCGFPDIEPLWVEAQRLLSPKLTAPVPVAPMPALPDWLPEDLQAEVNRVRQASLAMLVGGVLATVGWWVLVLASSRVGQLILVPACTLLASASVLWWKGRRDLRLPGLMAEQQELLRQAESGLAAAQAEYERFKEELNRLGERARQLLHGLRAEYGRLQPEYEAEQRRQLQHREALQREQFLRGVLIEDQEIEGIKQGLKSNLVRWGIESAYDVLKEDVRQVPGFGAVRSARLVAWAKEVEKGFRFDPSLAVSEAERRALVSHFLHRKASLRSRLEAEVAPLRTWSQEMVKRSGELAAKVEGAQQMKMRATLGMPAAQPAMDAALKPRVWEDPRCVLGLVAAVVLGGLVGLMTRSPGRTEPMTVARPLVVQEQVEHELPAEVLPQDCMARERATTVAPVLERLSAGSRLEVVAEESGWRKVVLASGREGWTGPGCWSAP; this is translated from the coding sequence GTGTCGCAGACGCTCCTCTTCAACGCGCGAGGTGAGCGGATCGCCCTGGGCCCGGAGCTGGGACGAGGGGGAGAGGGCGCGGTGTACGCGCTGCCCCGGGATGCCTGGCACGTGGCGAAGGTGTACCTGTCGGCGCCACCGGCGGAGCAGGGGCAGAAGCTGCTGTGGATGGCGGCCCACGCGCCGAAGGGAGTGGAGAAGCTGGCGGCCTGGCCGCGCGAGGTTCTGCACGAGGGCCGAGCCGGAGGCCCGGTGCGTGGCTTCACGATGCCCCGGGTGAACGGCTTCAAGCCCATCCACCTGCTGTACTCCACGGCCAGCCGCCGCAAGGAGTTCCCCACCGCGGACTGGGCCTTCCTGGTGCAGACGGCGCTCAACTGCGCCAGCGTCTTCGAGGAGCTGCACGCCCTGGGTCACCTGGTGGGGGACGTGAACGAGAGCAACCTGCTGGTGTCGCCGAAGGACGCCACGGTGCGGCTCATCGACTGCGACTCGTTCCAGATCCGGGCGGGGAGCCGGGTGTACCGCTGCGAGGTGGGAGTCCCGCTCTTCACGCCACCCGAGCTGCAGGGCCAGAGCTTCGCGGGGCTGGAGCGGACCGCGTCGCACGAGGGCTTCAGCCTGGCGGTGCTGCTCTTCCACCTGCTCTTCCTGGGGCGCCATCCCTTCACGGGCGTCTTCGCCGGACAGGGGGAGATGACACCGGAGCGGGCGATCCGCGAGTTCCGCTTCGCCTACGGGCGCAACGCGCGGGCGCTCCAGATGACGCCACCGGCGATCCACCTGCCACTGGCCACGCTGCCGAAGGAACTGGCGGGGCTCTTCGAGCAGGCCTTCGCTCCGGAGGCCTCGCGGACGGGGAGGCCAGGAGCCACGGCGTGGTACCGGGCCCTCCAGGGGTTGGCGCGAGCGCTGCGCACGTGCCCCCAGGAGCCCACCCACAAGTATCCGCAGCACCTGGCGGCCTGCCCATGGTGCGAGATGTTGGCCACGCGCGGGGTGGCCTTCTTCACCGCGCCGGGCAATCAGGCGCCGGCGCAGGGCTTCACGTGTGGCTTCCCGGACATCGAGCCCTTGTGGGTCGAGGCCCAGCGGCTGTTGTCTCCGAAGCTGACCGCGCCGGTGCCCGTTGCGCCGATGCCCGCGTTGCCGGACTGGCTGCCGGAGGATCTCCAGGCGGAAGTGAACCGGGTGCGGCAGGCGAGCCTGGCCATGCTGGTGGGTGGCGTGCTGGCCACGGTGGGCTGGTGGGTGCTGGTGCTGGCGTCCTCGAGGGTGGGTCAGCTGATCCTGGTGCCCGCCTGTACGCTGCTGGCGAGTGCCTCGGTGCTGTGGTGGAAGGGCCGGAGGGATCTCCGGCTCCCGGGGCTGATGGCCGAGCAGCAGGAACTGCTTCGGCAGGCGGAGTCAGGGCTGGCTGCGGCGCAGGCCGAGTACGAGCGCTTCAAGGAGGAGCTGAACCGGCTGGGGGAGCGGGCGCGCCAGCTGCTGCACGGGCTGCGAGCGGAGTACGGCAGGTTGCAGCCGGAGTACGAGGCCGAGCAGCGCCGGCAGCTCCAGCACCGTGAGGCGTTGCAGCGCGAGCAGTTCCTGCGCGGAGTGCTCATCGAGGATCAGGAGATCGAGGGCATCAAGCAGGGGCTGAAGTCGAACCTGGTGCGCTGGGGCATCGAGTCCGCGTACGACGTGTTGAAGGAGGACGTGAGGCAGGTGCCGGGCTTCGGAGCGGTGCGCTCGGCGAGGCTGGTGGCGTGGGCGAAGGAAGTGGAGAAGGGCTTCCGGTTCGATCCGAGCCTGGCGGTGAGCGAGGCGGAGCGGCGGGCGCTGGTGTCGCACTTCCTGCATCGCAAGGCATCGCTGCGCTCGAGGCTGGAGGCGGAGGTGGCGCCGCTGCGGACGTGGTCGCAGGAGATGGTGAAGCGCTCGGGAGAGCTGGCGGCGAAGGTGGAGGGGGCGCAGCAGATGAAGATGAGGGCCACGCTGGGGATGCCGGCGGCACAACCGGCGATGGACGCCGCGCTGAAGCCTCGAGTGTGGGAGGACCCGCGCTGCGTGTTGGGACTGGTCGCGGCCGTGGTGCTGGGAGGACTGGTGGGCCTGATGACGAGGTCCCCGGGGCGCACGGAGCCGATGACCGTGGCGCGACCTCTGGTGGTACAGGAGCAGGTGGAGCACGAACTCCCAGCCGAGGTGCTGCCCCAGGACTGCATGGCGCGGGAGAGGGCGACCACGGTGGCGCCGGTGCTGGAGCGACTCTCGGCGGGGAGCCGGCTGGAAGTGGTGGCGGAGGAGAGCGGGTGGCGCAAGGTGGTGCTGGCGAGCGGTCGCGAGGGCTGGACGGGCCCGGGCTGCTGGTCCGCGCCTTGA
- a CDS encoding SMI1/KNR4 family protein: MTIRWLNYLWQKPHPATLDEIELLARHWGVRLPEQYRTIVSLHQGMVPEPCVFDVGRGTDVFNTLLTICEDEKWRAYSARNAYQTLKPHVPSGIYPFGDTPGGQYVCFDYRTTPDEPKIVLVTVETDIHPIADSFSAFLAMLHD, encoded by the coding sequence ATGACCATTCGATGGCTGAACTACCTTTGGCAGAAGCCACATCCAGCGACGCTCGATGAGATCGAATTGCTGGCGCGCCATTGGGGCGTACGGCTCCCCGAGCAATACAGAACAATCGTATCCCTTCACCAGGGCATGGTCCCTGAACCGTGCGTCTTCGATGTAGGCAGGGGCACCGATGTCTTCAACACCCTCTTGACGATCTGTGAGGATGAGAAGTGGCGCGCGTACTCCGCGCGAAACGCATACCAGACACTAAAGCCTCATGTGCCTTCGGGAATATACCCATTCGGCGACACCCCTGGAGGCCAATATGTATGCTTCGACTACCGAACCACGCCTGATGAGCCCAAAATCGTTCTCGTCACTGTAGAGACAGACATCCACCCCATCGCGGACAGCTTCTCGGCGTTTCTCGCAATGCTGCACGACTAG
- a CDS encoding DUF3396 domain-containing protein — translation MSEHYPRIRLTSWHGGLLMRESLSLCFYMQRSHEEVAPAVARSLEVYLRAVGPRALAWYPDDHGEWWELDASGWDVVQRQLSDESWPGSHIFDLCESPDSARGYEVEYCGKGLEAFHPGAVCAVSFWLPTEYLEEHGPSHVRKLALELAAPLPFSSGHAGLAFNRLGTPPELQHLRFRYPGMDVPDLMRLSWNIGTRVKGPSWLTFLGQPVLGELGGSTGLRSRLSSPDISVQEMEGERAVVTLGEWPEAGDTEQGRDLPLYRELARVLEPWLYQEPPSRDSLAAEDMRRWERRFLD, via the coding sequence ATGAGCGAGCACTATCCGAGAATACGGCTCACCTCGTGGCATGGCGGGCTGTTGATGCGCGAGAGCTTGAGTCTCTGCTTCTATATGCAGCGCTCTCACGAAGAAGTAGCTCCCGCCGTGGCGCGCTCGTTGGAAGTGTACCTGCGCGCCGTGGGACCTCGGGCGCTTGCCTGGTATCCCGATGACCACGGCGAATGGTGGGAGTTGGATGCCTCGGGATGGGACGTCGTCCAGCGACAGTTGTCCGACGAGAGCTGGCCCGGCAGCCACATCTTCGACTTGTGTGAGAGTCCGGATAGCGCCCGTGGTTACGAGGTCGAGTACTGTGGGAAAGGGCTTGAAGCATTCCACCCGGGCGCCGTCTGCGCCGTGTCCTTCTGGTTGCCCACGGAGTATCTGGAGGAACATGGCCCGAGCCATGTTCGCAAGTTGGCGCTGGAACTCGCCGCTCCGCTGCCCTTCAGCTCCGGCCATGCGGGCCTTGCGTTCAATCGCCTCGGCACCCCTCCGGAACTCCAGCACCTCCGATTCCGTTACCCGGGGATGGATGTTCCCGACCTGATGAGATTGTCCTGGAACATCGGCACGCGGGTGAAGGGTCCCTCCTGGCTGACCTTCCTCGGCCAACCCGTGCTCGGCGAGTTGGGGGGCTCGACGGGCCTGCGCTCCCGCCTTTCTTCTCCGGACATTTCCGTCCAAGAGATGGAAGGCGAGCGGGCCGTCGTCACCCTGGGGGAATGGCCCGAAGCGGGCGACACCGAGCAGGGCCGCGACCTGCCGCTCTATCGCGAGTTAGCGCGCGTGCTGGAGCCATGGCTCTATCAAGAGCCCCCGAGCCGGGACAGCCTCGCCGCGGAGGACATGCGCCGCTGGGAGCGCCGCTTTCTCGACTGA
- a CDS encoding 2,3-dihydro-2,3-dihydroxybenzoate dehydrogenase — MGTTNKVALVTGAAQGIGAAVARALSEGASIAALDTREEGLSVLVEELRQRGCRAAAFKVDVSDSAAVEAVVERVERELGPIEILANVAGVLRMGSVVSLSDEDWATTFAVNTHGVFHVSRAVARRMVPRKSGVIVTVGSNAAGVPRMQMAAYAASKAASTMFTKCLGLELAQHNIRCNVVSPGSTDTAMQRALWADEHGAQAVISGSLETFRLGIPLRRIATPADIADAVAFLVSDRARHITLHDLCVDGGATLGA; from the coding sequence ATGGGAACGACCAACAAGGTGGCGCTGGTGACGGGTGCCGCGCAGGGCATCGGGGCGGCGGTGGCTCGGGCATTGTCCGAGGGCGCGTCGATCGCGGCGCTCGACACCCGGGAGGAGGGTCTGTCCGTTCTCGTGGAGGAGCTGCGCCAGCGCGGGTGCCGTGCCGCGGCCTTCAAGGTCGACGTGAGCGACAGCGCCGCGGTCGAGGCGGTGGTCGAGCGGGTCGAACGCGAGCTGGGGCCCATCGAGATCCTCGCCAATGTGGCCGGGGTGCTGCGGATGGGCTCGGTCGTGTCGCTCAGCGACGAGGACTGGGCGACCACCTTCGCCGTCAACACCCACGGTGTCTTCCATGTCTCCCGCGCGGTCGCCCGGCGCATGGTGCCGCGCAAGTCCGGGGTGATCGTCACCGTCGGCTCGAACGCCGCCGGAGTTCCCCGCATGCAGATGGCCGCCTATGCCGCCTCCAAGGCCGCCTCCACCATGTTCACCAAGTGCCTGGGGCTGGAGCTGGCGCAGCACAACATCCGCTGCAACGTGGTGTCTCCCGGCTCCACCGACACGGCCATGCAGCGCGCTCTGTGGGCCGACGAGCACGGCGCGCAGGCGGTGATCTCCGGCTCGCTCGAGACCTTCCGTCTGGGCATTCCGCTGCGCCGGATCGCCACTCCCGCCGATATCGCCGACGCGGTGGCGTTCCTCGTCTCCGACCGCGCCCGCCACATCACCCTGCACGACCTGTGTGTCGACGGCGGCGCGACCCTGGGCGCCTAG
- the dhbC gene encoding isochorismate synthase DhbC, whose translation MNERPLVPQMLATQLLESYEAGSSFFFASPKRTMLARGAFATVPHPGGANSLELLPERVAAVLAEAREASHDIPVVVGAVPFDGAIPAQLVVPTTIQRAGPLVFDTDAPVQRPLAARYTVQPVPEPAAYLNGVAQALKLMQSGPLRKVVLSRSLHLNAATPIDLRQLLRNLARRNPAGYTFAVDLPPQLAATPGQGQRTLIGASPELLVSRSGLQVLANPLAGTVPRSADPIEDQERAAALLVSPKDLHEHAVVIESVAEALRPFCKKLDVPAGPSLVSTPTLWHLSSRISGELKDPSISSLTLAVAMHPTPAVCGYPTELAHAAIGTIEPFERGFYTGTVGWCDANGDGQWAVTIRCAEANEHSLRLFAGAGIVVGSKPESELAETEAKFRTMLQAMGLGQGVEVQP comes from the coding sequence ATGAACGAACGTCCCCTGGTGCCACAGATGCTGGCGACGCAGTTGCTCGAGAGTTACGAGGCGGGCTCGTCCTTCTTCTTCGCCTCGCCCAAACGGACGATGTTGGCACGAGGCGCGTTCGCCACCGTGCCGCATCCCGGAGGCGCGAACTCGCTGGAGCTCCTGCCCGAGCGCGTGGCGGCGGTGCTCGCCGAGGCCCGCGAGGCCTCCCACGACATCCCCGTGGTGGTGGGCGCGGTGCCCTTCGACGGGGCGATTCCCGCCCAGCTGGTGGTGCCCACGACCATCCAGCGCGCGGGGCCGTTGGTGTTCGATACGGATGCGCCCGTGCAGCGCCCGCTGGCGGCGCGTTACACGGTGCAGCCCGTGCCCGAGCCCGCCGCCTATCTCAACGGCGTGGCGCAAGCGCTGAAGCTGATGCAGAGCGGACCGCTGCGCAAGGTGGTGTTGTCCCGCTCGCTGCATCTCAACGCCGCCACGCCCATTGATCTGCGGCAACTGCTGCGCAACCTGGCCCGGCGCAACCCCGCCGGCTACACCTTCGCGGTGGATCTGCCCCCGCAGCTGGCGGCCACTCCTGGACAGGGGCAGCGCACGCTGATCGGCGCCAGTCCGGAGCTGTTGGTCTCGCGCTCGGGGTTGCAGGTGCTCGCCAATCCGCTGGCGGGCACGGTGCCGCGCAGCGCCGACCCGATCGAGGATCAGGAGCGGGCCGCCGCGCTGCTGGTCTCGCCAAAGGATCTCCACGAGCACGCCGTGGTGATCGAGTCGGTCGCGGAGGCACTGCGGCCGTTCTGCAAGAAGCTGGACGTGCCGGCGGGGCCGTCCCTCGTCAGCACGCCGACCCTGTGGCACCTGTCGAGCCGGATCAGCGGCGAGCTGAAGGATCCGTCCATCTCGTCGCTGACGCTGGCCGTGGCGATGCATCCCACGCCAGCGGTGTGCGGCTACCCGACCGAGCTGGCCCACGCGGCCATCGGGACGATCGAGCCGTTCGAGCGTGGCTTCTACACGGGCACGGTGGGCTGGTGCGACGCGAACGGTGACGGCCAGTGGGCGGTGACGATCCGCTGCGCCGAGGCCAACGAACACTCGTTGCGGCTGTTCGCGGGGGCGGGAATCGTGGTCGGTTCGAAGCCGGAGTCCGAGCTGGCCGAGACCGAGGCGAAGTTCCGGACCATGCTCCAGGCGATGGGGCTGGGGCAGGGCGTCGAGGTGCAGCCATGA